TGGAGAGTTGAAGTTACTAATTACTAAAGCTAAAAGTTAAAGTGAATCTTGTAgttagtagtttttttttaaaaaaaaataaataaatttaggaTCAGCTATATGTCTTTTCATATAACTCTAATTTTCGAAGAAACATGTGATAAAAAAACCATGTCTCAATTTTTAAGAGAATTTTGCTCATATCAAGACTTGAACCCAGACCTCCGAGTCTCAAAGCCCCATTGCTGAATAAATCCTTAATTTAAACCCTTCAATGAGAAACCATCTATCACCCACAAATCGAGAACGGAAAATTCACCTGGGCCTACAGATGAGAATTTAGAAACTTGTGCTCACCCTAAATATGTCTAAAGTAAGACTCGAACTCTCACCCACTagatcatttatatgttttattaaaaataactaaagttaagAGAAACTCCTTATAATATGGTGTGTAACATACCCGTGATGTGGTGCATTAGCAGATTTTCTTTAGGCCTATTACAATCTAGGAATAGTTTTTGGCACCGTACCAAGTTTGTCGATATTGAAACTGAAACCCATTAAATATAGGAACCGAATATCACACTTGGGGccgaaaagaaaataaaaaggcaAAAAATCTCGATTAACTCATTAATAAAGGAACTAATATTTTTTAAGTTGAGGAGATCTTAACTATTGAATTGtaattaaaggtcaagattcaaaattatttttaaaattataattcaaTTGTCAAAGTTTATAACTTCACCTCTCAAGTTGACTCCACCTTACACTTTATAGAGGCTTATTATAGGATTTATAGCTACGTTACTTGCATACCCCCAAATCATctttacaaattacaaatacCAGTACTTTGCTACTATGACTCTATGAGTTTTGTTCTTATAAAAGTAGCCAATAATTCAATGTACAGGAACTCAGTTCTCAACATTTTCCATTATTGTCACATAATCGAAGGATATGTCAGGACTATATATAGAAGCATGCTAGAGGTAATTAAACAAGCGGGTCGATTGTGTTGGGTAGCTGGTTAAAACGGGCTAATCATGTTTCATTTTGATACAATTCTTCTTCAGATTAGACTATGCATTCACCTAGTAAGTTACAAGTAGAAAGCAAACCATCAGACTGGTGACTTAATCATACTAATCATGAAAGTTGGTCAGATTTATCAACCCAATGCTTTCTAAACCTGAAGTTTTTCTTATGTGCAGAAATACAGGAAATACTATGGAAAAATTTGTGACCATTTCAAAGTACTGTACTTAATGTTGCACAAAAATGGAAGAATCAAGCTATGACCCATGTTTTATGTTCAAGATCACAAAGGGCTAGAAAGCAATAGTTGAACAGGCGGGATTAACCCTTTTGGCTAAAGTGAGTTACAGAGAAAGAACCAGCCTGTTGTCTTTGAATCAAATACAGTACTTCCTGTCTTAACTTTGGGTTTCCATAGGTTTTTACAAATCAGAATTTAATCCTATGATGTTGCTGCTTACGTAACTTTAAATGAGTCAAAAAGTAGGAAGCCTGTTGTCTTTCTTTCATCAGCGAAATATCTGACATCTTGCATTCAACCCGACCAATTAAATGAACAAAGAAATGGGTTAAACAAAGCTATCTTGAAGTCTCAGATACTCTTATTCTTGAAGTCATGAAGATATCTATAAAATCCTGTGATTACACATCACTTTCGGTGatttaaaaagatttgatgTTCATACTATACCTTCAAACTtgtaataataatgttataatCAATGGGTTTCACTATATGTTATCAGATATTAAAAGCTTCCTGAAACAAGACATACAAAGAAAAGACATAAAATGAAGGATGCTGCATAATAGACTCCATTCAGTCACAAATATGGGATTCAAATTAACGGGACGGGAGTCGGAATTATGTAGCATGACAAGCATGTCATGCATGTCATGCTAGATGAATAAACTTTCCATTAATCGATCATTATCATAGACTCTATAGCCTTGCATCGATTTAGGAAAACCCAAGAACACATGTTAATAACTAGAAGCTAATGTCTGCTTTTGCGGAGGCTCGGTGGAGCTTCAACAACCTGTTAGCAAGCTTATGCTTCTCGTTGCGATCTATGGACGTGTGGTGTATAATAAAAAGGCTCTGTAGCATGGGAGAACAAGCGAGCATATACTTAATCCAACATACTTCATTTTCCAAACCTTTTATTGATACTAAACCCACCATTCGAAGCTGCAGCTGCTCTATTGTGCTGCAGTCTACCTCCTGGGGAAATAAGAGAGGTGGTGGGACAGCATTCTTGTATGTAGCCTACATGATAAAATAGTATTCATGTACACATGTATAAGCTTTTTTAAAAAGAGGAGTATTATCGATAACTAATAACTTACTACGATATGAAGGGTCTGCAAATTGGAGCAGCCAAAAAGGATCCGAAAAGCACATGATAACATGGTATCGCTACTAAAATCAATTTGGCTTAAAAAAAGAGTCTTGAGGAAGGGAAAGGTGGCGGAGACTGGATTTTGAGCAACACCTTCAGCCAAGAACTGCAAAAGGTACAGAGATAGTTACGTTAATTTGTTAAAGTACTCAATAACCCTAGATACAGTATTGTGTAATATGAAGTTTAACAACCCAACTCAGCGTTACCTCGCACTCATCAAAGCCTAAATAAAGGTTCTGAAGATTTGGAAGACGAGACATATGGTCGATGACACTGGAAAGTCTGACCATGGTCATATTTTCAAGCAAAcacaatgataaatataaaatcttgatattttttaattttgcaatTTCAACCAATTTCAGTCCCCCTCTAACTTTGATATCCAAAATTTCCAGAGTCTCAAGTAAAGGACTTTGAGCAATTAATTCCCCACATTGGTGGTCTTGAAAGCTTACACACATCAATTTTAAGCTCAAAAGCTTTGGAAAATCACGAGAATAAGGTGAAACAGACAAAACACAATTACGAAGCTTCAAATGTTTCAACTCTAGACAAGGGAAAAGATGGGTAGGCAACTTAACTGGTGTTTTATGCATATTATCTAAAGAGAGTTCCTTTAATCCTCCTAATCTAGATAGGGACATAACCCAACGATGGATATCCTCATCATCTAATTCGATGTCATTCGTTACATAGAGGTCAAACTTTGTAATGGCGCCATCAAGATGTCCGAGAAGTctagttatattatttttatcaaagtGAATTTTTCGTCTAGCTAACATATCAAAGAAGTTCATATCAAAGACGAGTTGGGTGAGAAGAGTCCACTTAAATCTCCAACTTGTAGACAAAATACTAGTCCCCACCGCGTCTTTTATCGACAAACGATCCATAATATTAGCGATCACATTATCCGGCATGCCGCTACTAAGATCACCATCATCTCCTCCTTCTGGTGAAAGTTTGGATGCTTTGCAGAGTTTCTCGTGATGAAGTACTTCCATTTTATATAGTactattaaaacaaaataacacaTGTATCAGATTTTGATCATTTCAATTTTAATCGAAAAATCCCCCAATTTGTCACATGAAACCCTAAATCaatcaaaaactatatatatatagataaaatattataaagcagatttctcctaaatttgaaacattgaatttgaaattttcaatgttgattttaagtacttcccaaAATGTCTCttctatctattatatatttacctaaaataactataataccctttctctctcctcaaatctcaaccaatcatttttttttctctcctccataaatcatttattcctcaaattcattcaaaatcttttatctcaaacaccatacatcgataaattataaaaattatatgggtgttcttaaaatttcatgctctttcattagaaatgtcattcgatatactttcgacaaaattttaaatccgagggcggagcccgtacgggtaaggcatttgactatcatactctatgacatatcaactcctataacctagcacattctatgacctaggtatcaccaccactatctcaccgccgcaacgcgcgggtacttgctctcgtatagaTAAAATAGGAGGAGTTTATACCTGAATGTATAGTAGTAGTTAGTTAGCTTCAATTTCTTCTTTCAACCTTCATTATCTTCTCTTTCACCTCCGTGTTGTGATTCCGCTCTTCGATACAAACACAAATCagcaatttttatttattttctctttaCAAATATTTAAAGTCAAGTCTTAGATTTATGCGGTAAACAAATGGGGCCATTGGGCCTTTAACTTTTGGGTCGtcaacataatttatttggGCCTTTAGTTTCACTTAAAAATATGCGTTCGTGTTGTATTACCCTtatacaaaatttatttttattatattaagagtaaattacatttttcgtccctaaacttggcgtgtttttcatttttcatccctaaagtgaaaaaattacaattttgaccctaaactTGACAGATTTTTGCAATCgacgtccctcgccaaacggtGTTAAGTTTCAGCCATTAAGTTcgacacgtgcaaaacacgtgagggactgaaagtgcaaaaaatgacaagttcagggatgaaaactgaaatttacttttctgttgtcatcatcttcatcttctccggctgactttcgtcgcaaaattcgccggaaaacttaaaatgctgATATCTCACTCATTTTTTCGAactagaccacgaaaccaccaccaaacttctcaaaattaatttccgcatgaatcctaaccaaaagatttcataTTCAACACTTGTAAGaaaatctgaaatcttttggttgaTATTTGATGTGAGTTGATATTGTGGATCGATACATTTAACGAGGTAGATTGATTACGCGTACTTTTGGGGAAAGAAGGTATTTGTCAACAGAGTCGAATAAGATTGATGAACCACTTAAAGTCGAGGAAGCTGAAACAGTCAACACCCCACTTCCTCTTACAGAGAAAGTATCTTTTCTATGGTTTTCATGTACGTATATGTGTGTTACATTGGTTTCTTGTATGTTTGACTGGTATTCCCGTTGTCCCAAATCTGTAtggatttgcatatatatagtttgaccATTAGCTAAGTTTTCCTTCCACGTGCATGcgttttgaaaaccaaaatccatgttatgggtatCTTGTAAAGTTGTGATAGTTAGTACAGGAAAAGTAAGTAGAATTGGATGAAACTTTGCGAAAACAGAAATATTGCATTCTTGGAACAAGCTAAATCGTAAATTGTTGCTTTTTTCCCCAGAGAGATCATAATCTTATTTACACGTGCTAATAGATCTTAGGTGTATCATGTATGGATGGTTACTAGTGCTGGGTGGAAATGGGTTTGTTGGCTCGCACATATGCAAAGAAGCATTGGATCGTGGTTTGTCGGTTGCAAGTCTTAGCAGGTATATTTAatcgtttatttttttaacaacctTAAGAATCACTTACAGTTGacctcattttttttataagattcaAATACTTACAGTTTGTTATACCTTTAGCCCCTATGTTGTACTTGTGGTTTTGTACATCTATTGATTTTccagattttgagttttccggcaagtgttgaatctgaaattttttggttaggattcgtgcggaaattaattttgagaagtttggtggtggtttcgtggtctaattcgaagaaacgagtgagatatcggcattttaagttttccggcgaatttttCGACGAAAGTCAggcggagaagatgaagatgatgacaacaatttcagttttcgtccctgaacttgtcaattttttgcactttcagtccctcacgtgttttgcacgtgtcgaacttaacggctgaaacttaacaccgtttggcgagggacgtcGATTGCAAAAATCTGCCAAGTTTAGGGTCAAATTTGTAATTTCTTCActttagggatgaaaagtgcaaaacgtgccaacttcagggacgaaaagtgtaatttactctattaataaagaaagattGTGATAAGAGAAGGTTTTTCAAAAATTGTATTACCACACATCCTTTTAATTTAAGtatgacatcatcatacttttttatttaaaattcaaaatatctttttttatatttatcattaatatagatttttattaaatgtgcATATTATTCTCTAAGATTTTAATTACCTTATTTTTTCGTTATAATAGGTCGGaaactttgagttttttttttccagataaCTTTTTTTTGCCAATAGAATGTGTTTTAACGTGTGTCCACAATTACAAAACTTTTGTTTCCgtttagttttgtttattacataataatttatcacaacttttcaatttatttaacgttgttattatacattttaatatgacaacatattttaaagctaGTGACTTATTAAAactctattttatttttttggaaataATATatctacaaaaaataaataatacaagtCTAACAATCCTCATGAAACTTGATTTTAATATACgataaaatcaaagaaaaaactGATTCTATATATTACGATTGTCATGTGATTAAGTTATATATGTAAGGTCTATACTTTGATTCttaaaaagatatatcatttctattatttatatattattatatttattgtcaaacgaaggaataaataatttagttTGACATTATTCATTCGAGATATTTCTGTATTAGCGTTATGTTAACATCACGTTATTTTATATGCGTTgtcattttattatgtttttatgttaCGATTCGTTTGACATCGTTCGTCTTTGATGTTTCAGTGAGTAACGTAATCTCTATGGTAATTACGTGTTAATTAGTAGCAAATcttcttacattattatctaaaTGTGGTTGTCATGTtttgtatattaaaaaataagaaatacttTTATACGTtgtatttcataaattttaattatactTCTATAATAAAAAGCATCTTATGAATCATAACGAgcataatttactttttttttaagccTTGTTGATTTAACATCATATTTGtctcaaaaaaatttttatcaGGAGATTCTAAtagtgttgttttttttttttttatgtaaaactcCAAATTCAATTACTAATAGATTTGATACATAAATACATgtattttaagtgttatatttaaaatcttagggtgcgtttagttcaagaaaactcatctgtttttcattttcatttttcaagaaaacatgaaaaacaaaaaacgcgttcaaattgtatttttctataaaagttttcttagaaaatgaaaattccccTTTCCAatttttgcactaaaattagaaaactgtttttttcagtttttgttttcacttttctattttccaaaccttttataaacctaaaattagaaaacaagtgattttaaacatgttttctagttttctaaaatggaaaaatgaaaactcgatcttttattttgaacgcgttttcaaaattttcaagggttttttagaattgaaaaactttttcattttctaaaaaactagaaatggaaaacttaaaaacattttctcgaACTAAACGCGCtcttacattttatattttgctGATATATTTTAACTTATATGTGCCTAAAAAGAAGAATGCATTTGCATAGTTTGTACTAAGAGAATTGCTATTAGTAccaaattatttgattattttaccaTATTTGTACAGTTAATATTTGTACAGTCTGCAATGATATTTGTACATAGTggtaagaaaattaaaaaaaaagtggtacaaatatcatccTTTTGCACTAAAGGGTGAAGCTGGTTCGATTTGGGTCGGTTTTTCgctaaaatcaaaaaccaaaccgaataTTTCGGTTAAATGTTAGATTCGGTTTTGACTCGGTTTAGTTTTTCG
The sequence above is drawn from the Erigeron canadensis isolate Cc75 chromosome 4, C_canadensis_v1, whole genome shotgun sequence genome and encodes:
- the LOC122597120 gene encoding F-box/FBD/LRR-repeat protein At1g13570-like, translated to MEVLHHEKLCKASKLSPEGGDDGDLSSGMPDNVIANIMDRLSIKDAVGTSILSTSWRFKWTLLTQLVFDMNFFDMLARRKIHFDKNNITRLLGHLDGAITKFDLYVTNDIELDDEDIHRWVMSLSRLGGLKELSLDNMHKTPVKLPTHLFPCLELKHLKLRNCVLSVSPYSRDFPKLLSLKLMCVSFQDHQCGELIAQSPLLETLEILDIKVRGGLKLVEIAKLKNIKILYLSLCLLENMTMVRLSSVIDHMSRLPNLQNLYLGFDECEFLAEGVAQNPVSATFPFLKTLFLSQIDFSSDTMLSCAFRILFGCSNLQTLHIATYKNAVPPPLLFPQEVDCSTIEQLQLRMSLFIIHHTSIDRNEKHKLANRLLKLHRASAKADISF